From the Centropristis striata isolate RG_2023a ecotype Rhode Island chromosome 5, C.striata_1.0, whole genome shotgun sequence genome, the window tgaccactgaaaaagtgtacgaaccctgcagtttatatatttgaattattccataatttcttccaagaaaatacaaaaaaagaattttCCACATGATAAATAGTAGGGAGCTGGACACCCTCGTGGCCAAAAATGCCTCATTGACTTCCATtcaaaccacttttttttttttatctcaatgcCATTTTGATATGAACCCATGCATTCTATAATgtcagcattttattttgaagaaacgtgatatttgacattttcactgtatatCACCAAATTCTACCATTTTCCCATTGTAGGCCAATGCATGAAATTCTTGTATTTTTGCCAgttatataagtgtgtgtgtgtgtgtgtgtgtgtgtctctctctctctctctctctctctctctctctctctctctctctctctctctctctatatatatatatatatatatatatatatatatatatatatatatatatatatatatatatatatatatatatatatatatatatatatatatatatatatatatatatatatatatgtttgtgtgtgtgtttgtctctctatgtgtgtgtgtgtgtctctcgctctctcgctcgctctctctctctctctctctctctccctctctctctctgtgtcccagagTCCTACACAGTGCGTTTCTTCGACGGCGTGGTTCTGACTGTGAAACCAACCAAGATCAAACCTTTCCAGGAGGTAAAAGATCCTGCGCTCCTATTGGTCCTCATCTCATCCACTTCACCAATTACAGCTCCTCACATctgaagtgtttgtttgtttgtttgtggtgaCACAGAAATCCAGATCTGAGAAGACTGCGGTGGGAAGCGAGGGATGGGAGGAAGGggagagcgaggaggaggaggaggatggagagagagaggaggaggaggaggaggaggagaggaaggagcaTGACATGGAGGAGAAAGTGACATcagaagagaaagaaggagctgaggagagagaggaggagaggaagagaaagttAGAACCTTCATCCTCACATCAACCAGCCAAGAAGAAAACAGATGACAGTAAGTCACATGAAACAGCACAAAGCTGTCACTGCCTCACAAGTCCTCTTCATGCTGAGATTTAACCCTCTAACCCCCaaactgttttcttttaataatcggcaaaaacacaccatgtcatagaaactgtaaaaaaggcAGCATTATCAAACTTTCCAACGATCCTTGAACGCATTATGAGTATTTCTGTTACAAAAAGTGACCAAACTTGTGTTAAGATCCAGAcatgagaggctgtttacacagagcagagaggaggggacaggagaggctatttacacagagcagagaggaggggacaggagaggctatttacacagagcagagaggacaggacaggagaggctgtttacacagagcagagaggagggggcaggagaggctatttacacagagcagagttgacaggacaggagaggctgtttacacagagcagagaggacaggacaggagaggctgtttacacagagcagagaggaggggacaggagaggctatttacacagagcagagtggacaggacaggagaggctgtttacacagagcagagaggacaggacaggagaggctgtttacacacagcagagaggagaggacaggagaggctggaaacatcaCATTACTTTAATGTGTGGAGAAAAGTCTTTCAATTTTATTcactttgattttctttttttctggtttctgtcattctaactgtgttattctgcacaaagaaatgtttgagttgttctgattgtgctgattctgtagagctgcaggacttatagattatatagattttgaatgttgcagtgaaatacagtaGTGAACATCTCTTCTCTCAGGTAGAAACAGCGGAGGTCACAATCGGCCATTCACAGCAGACTCCTCCCAGCCAGCTGCTAACCCCGCCCACGTCGACAGAGGTAAACATCATCTGCTGCATTAATATTCTGTTGGctagaatataaaaaaagatgtaaaatcagtCTGAGTGGTGTGACTTGAGGCAAAGATGCATCAATATAAATGTTTCAATTTGAGTGAGAAGTTTGCAACTTTTGAAGTGTAGTTTCTGAGACAAAAGAAGCAAAAATGCATCCTATATTTGGGCCAGAGTAATAAAATTGAAACGGCTGAATTCAAACTTCCCGACGGTCCTTTAACAGATCATCAGTTAAGAAtcttataaaaagtgaccaacatgaagcttaaaatgttgatatttttgtcagaatcacttctcaaaataaagtgtttgcactaacgagatcctgttaaaaacctTTAACAGCTCGATTTCTCTTTCTGTCAGATGTGCTGTTGGAGCGTCAGGCCCACCTGCCCACCACACACAAGTTCAGCAGAGAGCCTCGTAagggaatacacacacacacacacacacacacacacacactgtaaattcCTGTTTGACACATGCACAGTCCCTTACGTATAGTTTTATTAAGCTGTAAACCATATCCTGCACACATTACAAACACTgtattccctctctctctttctctctccctctcttcctccctctctcctccctctctctccctctctctctttctctttctctcttccaccctctctcctccctctctctccctccctccctccctctctctctttctccctccctctctctctttctctctccctctcttcctccctctctccccctctctccctctctctttctctctccctctcttcctccctctccccttctctcttctctctctccctctctctccctccctctctcctccctctctctccccctctctccctccctccctctctcctccctatctctctccctctctctctttctctctccctctctctccctccctctctctctttctctctccctctctctccctccctctctctctccctctctctccctctctcttcctccctctctccccctctctcttctctctctctctcccttgctcctctctcccttccatcctctctcctccctctctctctctctctctctctctctctctctctctccctccctccttctttaCTCTCTTAGTCTACAGAGTGATAAAGAATCAGCCTCCTCCTATTCTCTCCATCGAGTTGGACCATAACCCGTTCAAGTGTCCATCGTCCGGCTGCAGTAAGTCGTTCAGGAAGGCGAGTCTGCTTCACTACCACATCAAGTATTACCACTCCGACCAGCATCTGGAGGAGCACCGCGGTGAGCAGGAGGCAGCGAGGTGGGTCCACGCTTCCAGTCCCGTAAAAAAACAGCTTCACAAGAAGTTAGCTGGAGGGAAgttatgtgtttttggtttgttttgacgCTGACTGGGGACTCTGTTGTAGGAGGAAGAGGTCCTCCTCTAAAGGGAGCGACTTCTTGTCGGACAGCAGGAGCGAGGACCTGAACAGCACCTGTCACCGTGACGACAGAGAGCACAGCGTCGTGGGGACAGGTGaggcggacacacacacactagaggaTGACATTTGTCGGGAATTACCGCGGgtcactagcctgggtatacccagactgccttgtgtgctcgatttcatttcaaacctgcACGCGGTCTGGCAACcacggccgtttcttagccctgttttagggatccaatcacagaacggggagggatggCAAGACGCATGATGCGTACTACTCGACGTACGATTGtagttgtagttttcttacggatccaacatggctgcagaagatgcgaagctctctttagctttagacggcgttttaaatagtttagagcgaaagttgattttaaaagaagaatacCGTTTGACTataaactcctgtttcaccacgaaaaaggatgttttagccttgcttccgacaggatttggccaaagcctaatctaccaactagccccgctaccgctcgctgctgtaatgCCGGAGATCtcgatacgagccgggggacagcggagccgcccagagacccgcagcagctcatCTATTGCCCAtgaaatcagtggatgtgtgtggctgaatgacatgaggggggaataaggcgtaaaaataaataatcttgcagaaagcgagaactggagaagcaaagcagcaagcaacactctctcacacacacacacaaacacacacacacacaccaacactgccggtagactgtgagcagccagagccagaatatgctgcagaaaaacattgcagaagcagaattgagcattttagtctcaaagtagagatgggctagtccggctatgtaaacatcaatttatatcgctctacatacgtcatctggtataactgatatgattggctaagagctacctactgatagacattcatagcgcccaataaacggctctggaggatcgtaaaccacgcctcccctacggagaaatgaatggctggtttccagacgaatctcatttgtgattagtctggcgtttgCCAGGCTAGCGGGTCACATGAATCCCGCGGGATTACCACGGGATggaagtcaaagttttattaatCCCGTGATTGGGACGTGACGGGAGTAACAATTAACGGGAGCGGGCAGGAGCGGGATCACCATTAATAGATGATAATTTTCAGCCGTGTTAAACAACCAAAAGGACAGACGCTTCCATTTTTGTAGTCATCTTTCAGTGAGCCAAAACTATTTTGATTTGCGttagacgtcttctaactgtcacagcacttactggtaactccagactgtctttgatcaccctggagctgatcattggctgagcctttgccattctgcttattcttccatccattttgatggttgtcttccgttttctgccacgtgtctctggttttgctctccattttaaagcattggagatcatgctagctgaacagcctataattgtttgcacctctttataagttttgccctctccaatcaactttttaatcaaagtacgctgttcttctgaacaatgtcttgaacgacacattttcctcaggctttcaaagagaaatgcatgttcaacaagtgctggcttcatccttaaatagaggccacctgattcacacctgttttttcactacatcgatgacctcactgattgaatgccacactgctgtttttttgaacacacccttttcaactaattgcccaattgcacagccttaagagcgttcatatcacgaatgctgggtcttgttggttttctgcgaatctactgcacctactgttACCTTGTTTggcatgtagcaataaaaaatatactaaaaacctcgATTAATCTGgtacattggactgctattattttgaacactactgtgtgtgtgtgtgtgtgtgtgtgtgtgtgtgtgtgtgtatatttttgtttgtttgtttttgttttaataaatatgTGGAGTTCTTAATCTGTGTTCTGACAAACAGGATCAACAAGATAACTTCTGTGATAGATTTAAATTTGATAAACAGAACGATGCCcaaacttaatattttaatcttttaaaagTGTAACATAAAGAGGTTTTTTGGACTTGTCTGTCAGCAGTAGTGAAGCTGGAATCGGAGCGGGAGGAACCAGGagaacaggacaggaaggagaggaagaacTTCTTAAGAGTcaaactgaagaagaagaaaaagaagaagaagaagaagaagaaaagtcagTCTGGTGAGAgtttaaaacacttaaaatccCTCAAAATTTACAGGAAATGTCCAAATAGAATAAACATCTTTCAGCACGATCATAAAGAAGCTGCAAATCACAATCACTGTTATTATTGTAagatcataattattatttcagttaatttcaCATTACAATATAGTTGTAgctgtttttagacattttaatgcagaaatgtgaCGTGTTATCGCTGTAAAACCTCCTGATGAATAAgagtctttttgtttcctcatCAGGATTCTGCAGCAGCGACGAGGAAAACTCAGACCGACCCAAGATCACGCTGAAACTGTCCACAGGACACgaagacacacacataccaggtggacacacacacacacacactcataagcacagacacacacgttctcacacacttacacacacacacacacacacacacagatgcagatacatacaaacacacacacacactcataagcACAGACACTGACAcgttctctcacacacacacaaacttataCACACACCATAATCAGTGTGTTGTGGTTCTTCTCTGGTGGTTTCAGCTGACGACGGCAGCGACTGGTCGACGCTGACGGCAGAGAGCGGCGGGGACACGCCCTCTTGGCCTGTTGCTATGGAGACGGAGGAGTGCGAggtggtgaggtgtgtgtgcGAGGTGGAAGAGGAGAACGACTTTATGATCCAGGTacgacccacacacacacacacacacacacacacaaaagaaattTAAAATCTGTCTtaaagtctgaagttgtttccatcctctgtgtgtgtgtgtgtgtgtgtgtgtgtgcagtgtgagtCGTGTCAGTGTTGGCAGCACGGTACCTGTATGGGTTTATATGAAGACAACGTCCCTCACAGCTACACCTGCTACTACTGCAGACACACTGCAGGTACGACTCATCTCACCCTGTAACTATCACAACACACAGTTTATGTTTCAGACAGAAAATGttgaatacatttatatattcaacattttaaaatctatataaatctataagttctgcagcCCTATGGAATCAGAATAACGcagttaaaatgacagaaatcagaaaaaataagctgcatttctctgataatttttgttttttttaatgggaatAAGAcaatgtatatacagtcatgggaaaaattattagaccgtctttgttttcttcatttttttgttcattttaatgcctggtacaactaaaggtacatttgtttggacgaataacaaacaacaatataaaaaacagtttaatttaagagctgatatctagacattttccatggttttcttgataatgattttggttactatcaataaaaccatgtaaaatgtctagatatcagctcttaaattaaactctaatcagctatttttgttgttattatatttgtccaaacaaatgtacctttagttgtaccagccattaaaattaacaagaaactgaagaaaaaacaaggtGGTCACCATCGGAAAGTAGTGACGATAATGCCCGTTTTTACAGTTCCTTTCTACGTTAAATGCTGGATTTTTGGCGATCTGTCAAACACAAATGGACATTAAAATGTAACGATTAAACATGTAAGCACGTTTTTTATTACGTATAATCTATATGAACTAAattctgtttatgtgtgtgtctctctctctccgtgtgtgtgtgtgtgtgtctccatgtctccatgtgtcactccgtgtgtgtgtctctccgTGTGTCTCTCCATGTGtgggtctgtctgtctccatgtgtcTCTCCGCGTGTGTGTCTCTCCGTGTGTCTCTCCGTGTGTGTCTccgtgtgtctctctgtgtgtgtgtgtctctctctctttctctttgtctctctctctttctctccgtgtgtgtgtgtgtaggatggAGGCGTGCTCAGCGTTTCCTGTCGGAGCCTGACTTGCTGATCTCTGGTCACATGTTCGGCCTGTCGTGTGTGAAGGAGAACTACTCTGAGGTGAACTCCTCTAAGATCTCTCACACCAGCAGCCTGCTGGCTCACGCCCACGGCCTGCACCAGGTGCTCTGCGGCCTGCAGCTCAAAGTCAGCCTGCTGCAGTGAGTACGCCGCCACGTCTCTTTATCTGTGTCTGTCCACAGAGACATGAACTCAGTCTGTCCCTCCGTCTGTCCTGCAGCTCTCCGTCCCACCCTGACCTGCAGCTGTGGaggttgccatggagacaggaggaggggcCGAGGCTGACGTCCAGCCTGAGCGGGGACGCTCCAGTCTGCTATGTCAGCAGCGAGCACTGCTACCAGAAGCCTGGAGCATCATGGGAGAAGGCAGAGGAGCAAGAAAAGGAGAGGGCTGCAGTGAAGCAGGAGCCGGACGCGGAGCAAaaggtaaaaacacacactgtatagagactgtatcccaaatcggacacatctaCAAACGCGCACTTTCTGGTGTTTTCACagtcatttaaaataagatcgccaccaccagtgtaggtataattgatttttacatatttaacaatctatgtgtgaaatttaatttatgtacatgcaGATTTACATGTTTAATTATAAAAGGAAAGTAActttgatgagagaaagcagtaagaacgctcGGGCAATGATCTTAAAAgtgtatctttatttttactgtactgtcttttattgtgaaggacagaagtactgTCCAGGGGTGTTGGTAATGCTGGTTGATAacggtgttatttatttggcttacccagaaacatccaatttcccccaaaaaactcagcagcccccattgttttattgttttatagttGTTCACCAAACAGATGaaagtgtccgatttgggatacagttagcgcatAGCTATTTCACAGCCGTTAGCATCCTTTAGCGGACTCTGGTTAACCCGAGGCTAACAGACACGGtaaaaacaatatacggttccAAAGAAAAGAAGTtaaactttagtttcacaccatttaattaattggaagcataacatgataatttatattatagttaatgtgaacttttgatagaatcttagcagAACGATGTCCGTTTTGGGATACAGTTAtgctatatctatctataaaagcaagaagcgtgtgtgtctagggcatatctcgctgaccgttagtcagactgacctcagatttcgtatgtggcttgcgcatggcacgaaggtgtgcatcctcgattttgaagatttttgaattcatttttcaaaatatcattatttacgtaggacgtgttgcggcattct encodes:
- the LOC131971640 gene encoding PHD finger protein 20-like — translated: MKTPPDRLGITFEVGAQLEARDRHKKWYSATIEKIDYDKERIQVRYRKWSRRHNEWFHWSSPYLRPQERVSLRRQGLNPPCSQPMFVSGTKVLACWTDCRFYPAKILRVNRDESYTVRFFDGVVLTVKPTKIKPFQEKSRSEKTAVGSEGWEEGESEEEEEDGEREEEEEEEERKEHDMEEKVTSEEKEGAEEREEERKRKLEPSSSHQPAKKKTDDSRNSGGHNRPFTADSSQPAANPAHVDRDVLLERQAHLPTTHKFSREPLYRVIKNQPPPILSIELDHNPFKCPSSGCSKSFRKASLLHYHIKYYHSDQHLEEHRGEQEAARRKRSSSKGSDFLSDSRSEDLNSTCHRDDREHSVVGTVVKLESEREEPGEQDRKERKNFLRVKLKKKKKKKKKKKKSQSGFCSSDEENSDRPKITLKLSTGHEDTHIPADDGSDWSTLTAESGGDTPSWPVAMETEECEVVRCVCEVEEENDFMIQCESCQCWQHGTCMGLYEDNVPHSYTCYYCRHTAGWRRAQRFLSEPDLLISGHMFGLSCVKENYSEVNSSKISHTSSLLAHAHGLHQVLCGLQLKVSLLHSPSHPDLQLWRLPWRQEEGPRLTSSLSGDAPVCYVSSEHCYQKPGASWEKAEEQEKERAAVKQEPDAEQKEIKLEDVDEQKPAEAATHTDTPSIKRENHTHTDCCTHTHAHRAEPPPVSQAECQLNLLEHVESLHHQISARMDLIERDLDVLESWLDHSGELEPPDPLSRLPQLKQRIRRLLRDLCTVRHLSVWR